A window from Kovacikia minuta CCNUW1 encodes these proteins:
- a CDS encoding ATP-binding protein: protein MSWHLSLFKDIKQAQDLVLSGRSIEIVPCAQLQALVPAQPSESVAVGDDFADLLATADDADLSLDFSEFSETSDDSLFDDLDVATPSEVSNPFAEMGFGDSLSEAPARPGRGDRTGPEMGMAELNSLADLFEGGELPDLGATWQEEEIIGEASDILAVGSTGVPDQFDASADFSDLLFDESPTHPTESPSFSTDDDLNDLFGDDLLEDEPSGSETTDSTDLFASSPEDDLADLLSISTVEQSTNSEVGNAEQPLFDADDPFGEFDLDQGGGTSALTDVGLDLASDQSDLVLGDDLGELFSGMDDTDLSLSEFADRSEPPLPPLDLEDLDNPFARAFDAQPDATPLAEASIASSDSDLWFETAQPELNQGSTEADGADSDLGDLFGEAPITALEDTSDLGDLFGDTPTPSSEAGFDLDNLLDQELTLAADDRSPAADLFSLDSPDTAIEELSEELSGSDSDFGDLFAASAADDLNADDDLVLEELVADGSDLSVTSDLSAAMASGEGEGSPLSEEIPDPWSTSVQGEDPSFSLDALDLDGLDSRIAAEPSTEVPPSELNLDLGDLDFGEAQSGDLTLENEVSQDMEELIGEMEFGDLGAISEADAFSDQIQAVDSSSVEELLDLDSLAEPIAGTSGTGSLDLTSDPFDFGELSSDSSDATPLEPLDLGNEDAFDFGEISSESDHSDLSSAGTLDLGESLVGDLGLDNADTSPAEPLDLGGDDAFDFGEISSESDLSSAGTLDLGESFDLGDLGLDNADTSPAEPLDLGGDDAFDFGEISSESDLSSAGTLDLGESFDLGDLGLDNADTSPAEPLDLGSDDAFDFGEISSESDLSSVESFDLGESFDLGDLGLDNADTSPAEPLDLGSDDAFDFGEISSESDLSSVESFDLGDLGLDSAEASAAETLDFGNELFEPEAVDLSFGLTELSDLSEAEVELNGTEQAATELGDLDDLLAGESAPSVTDEFADFDNLLGEQPAIDGTHEFAELGDFALEEPGAATTDGFEDLDDLLGQEPASATENFPELEELVGEEPPGDNGFADLDDLLSENTSPIPSIDSLSSTSHLLGTDALAETSAAGDFSDLEALLQDDGIEPTPEAPHLGDTSSDDSGFDELDDLLKDAEEKIGGHSSLMATRGIPPQNRRLARPGRVFSEQTMRVPVKHLDNLSNLVGELVVNRNSLEQDQERLRQSLDNLLYQVQQLSDVGQRMQDLYERSLLESSLLASRQSYRQGGTHVSREGGGTVTHTTGSSAVEYDPLEMDRFTGFHSLSQEMIELIVRVRESASDIEFIVDETDQVTRMFRQVTTQLQEGLTRSRMVPFAQTADRLPRAVRDIAMKVGKQAELQIEGRETLIDKMILEQLYDPMTHLVNNAITHGIEPPDVRRAAGKSPVGKIIIRAFHQGNQTIISFSDDGAGIDVEGVKAKAIEKGLISPAESRSMTRLDVYDLLFQPGFTTKDQADDYAGRGVGMDVVRTSLSEIRGVINTDSNQGKGTTFTIRLPLTLSISKALCCISDRARIAFPMDGVEDMLDVPKDRIQTNAEGQPCLPWRDSLLPLRPLNDLLTYHRHLSRGNVYGGNQEEDIASIVVLRSAGNFLALQVDQVLGEQEIVIKQLEGPIPKPVGVAGATVLGDGRTYADRGCAGTDRSGNGSNSQGCGGFPVGARLNHDGSGTSSNQNRANCPHCGRLNYCTRTSLDDLQQGWVSGRTGARWSGSLGKTPCWAALRYRVLRY, encoded by the coding sequence GTGTCCTGGCACCTGTCGTTATTCAAGGACATCAAACAGGCACAGGATTTGGTGTTATCGGGTCGATCAATTGAAATTGTCCCCTGTGCCCAATTGCAGGCGTTAGTCCCCGCGCAACCAAGCGAATCGGTCGCTGTGGGTGATGATTTCGCGGATCTGCTGGCAACGGCAGATGATGCCGATCTGTCGCTCGACTTCTCTGAGTTCTCCGAAACAAGCGATGATTCCCTGTTCGATGATCTGGATGTGGCAACACCCTCTGAAGTCAGCAATCCCTTCGCTGAAATGGGGTTTGGGGACAGTTTGAGCGAAGCACCGGCGCGACCGGGGCGGGGCGATCGCACCGGACCTGAGATGGGTATGGCAGAACTCAATAGTTTGGCCGATCTGTTTGAAGGGGGTGAACTCCCCGACCTGGGTGCAACCTGGCAGGAAGAGGAAATTATTGGTGAAGCAAGCGATATCCTGGCGGTTGGTTCTACCGGGGTTCCTGACCAGTTTGATGCCTCTGCCGACTTTTCTGACTTGCTGTTTGACGAATCACCCACCCACCCAACAGAATCTCCATCCTTCTCTACCGATGATGATTTGAATGATCTGTTTGGAGACGATCTTCTAGAAGACGAGCCTTCTGGTAGTGAGACGACTGACTCCACTGACTTGTTTGCGTCTTCCCCAGAGGATGATTTGGCGGATCTGCTGTCAATTTCCACCGTTGAGCAATCAACCAATTCTGAGGTGGGGAATGCAGAGCAACCCCTGTTTGATGCGGATGATCCCTTTGGTGAATTCGATCTGGATCAGGGCGGTGGTACAAGCGCTTTAACGGATGTAGGGCTGGATCTTGCTTCTGACCAATCAGATTTGGTTCTGGGAGATGATTTGGGTGAGTTGTTCTCTGGTATGGACGATACGGATCTTTCTCTTTCAGAATTTGCCGATCGCTCAGAACCTCCCCTCCCCCCCCTGGATCTGGAAGATCTGGATAACCCCTTTGCCCGCGCTTTCGATGCTCAACCCGATGCAACTCCCCTGGCTGAAGCGTCGATCGCTTCTTCCGATAGTGATCTCTGGTTTGAAACTGCTCAACCAGAATTAAACCAGGGTTCGACAGAAGCAGACGGTGCTGATTCTGATTTGGGAGATCTGTTTGGGGAGGCTCCAATTACAGCCCTGGAGGATACCAGTGACCTGGGCGACCTGTTTGGGGATACCCCTACCCCATCATCCGAAGCTGGCTTTGATCTGGACAATCTGTTGGATCAGGAATTGACCCTGGCAGCGGACGATCGCTCACCTGCGGCAGATCTGTTCAGCCTCGACAGCCCAGATACCGCGATTGAAGAATTATCTGAAGAACTGTCTGGAAGCGACTCCGACTTTGGTGATTTATTTGCCGCCTCTGCCGCAGATGACCTGAATGCCGACGATGATTTAGTTCTGGAAGAATTGGTGGCGGATGGGTCTGACCTATCGGTAACTTCCGATCTGTCCGCAGCAATGGCTTCCGGCGAGGGTGAAGGGTCTCCCCTATCCGAAGAGATTCCCGATCCCTGGAGTACTTCTGTCCAGGGGGAAGATCCATCCTTCTCATTGGACGCTTTAGATCTGGATGGATTGGACAGTAGAATTGCCGCTGAGCCTTCTACTGAAGTACCCCCTTCAGAGCTGAACCTGGATCTGGGTGATCTGGACTTTGGAGAAGCGCAGAGCGGTGATCTCACCCTGGAGAATGAGGTCAGCCAGGATATGGAAGAACTCATTGGTGAGATGGAATTTGGAGATCTGGGGGCGATCTCAGAAGCCGACGCCTTCTCAGACCAGATTCAAGCAGTGGATTCCTCTTCTGTTGAAGAATTACTCGATCTCGATTCCCTGGCTGAACCCATTGCGGGTACTTCAGGTACAGGAAGCCTCGACCTGACTAGCGATCCCTTCGATTTTGGTGAACTTAGTTCCGATAGCTCAGACGCAACTCCTCTAGAACCCCTGGATCTGGGAAATGAAGATGCCTTTGACTTTGGTGAAATCAGTTCTGAGTCCGACCATTCCGACCTATCCTCCGCAGGCACATTAGACCTGGGTGAATCCCTCGTGGGGGATTTAGGGCTGGACAACGCCGATACTTCCCCAGCAGAACCCCTGGATCTGGGAGGTGACGACGCCTTTGACTTTGGCGAAATCAGTTCTGAGTCCGACCTATCCTCCGCAGGCACATTAGACCTGGGTGAATCCTTTGACCTGGGGGATTTAGGGTTGGACAACGCCGATACTTCCCCAGCAGAACCCCTGGATCTGGGAGGTGACGACGCCTTTGACTTTGGTGAAATCAGTTCTGAGTCCGACCTATCCTCCGCAGGCACATTAGACCTGGGTGAATCCTTTGACCTGGGGGATTTAGGGCTGGACAACGCCGATACTTCCCCAGCAGAACCCCTGGATCTGGGAAGTGACGACGCCTTCGACTTTGGTGAAATCAGTTCTGAGTCCGACCTATCCTCCGTAGAATCCTTCGACCTGGGTGAATCCTTCGACCTGGGGGATTTAGGGTTGGACAACGCCGATACTTCCCCAGCAGAACCCCTGGATCTGGGAAGTGACGACGCTTTCGACTTTGGCGAAATCAGTTCTGAGTCCGACCTATCCTCCGTAGAATCCTTCGACCTGGGGGATTTAGGGCTGGATAGTGCAGAGGCATCCGCTGCGGAAACGCTTGACTTTGGTAACGAGTTGTTTGAACCAGAAGCCGTCGATCTTTCCTTTGGGCTGACGGAACTTTCTGACCTGTCTGAAGCGGAAGTTGAGTTGAATGGAACTGAACAGGCTGCTACGGAATTGGGCGATTTAGATGATTTACTGGCTGGGGAATCTGCCCCGTCAGTGACCGACGAGTTCGCTGATTTTGACAACTTGTTGGGCGAACAGCCTGCGATCGATGGCACCCATGAATTTGCCGAACTGGGCGATTTTGCCCTGGAAGAGCCGGGGGCAGCAACCACCGATGGCTTTGAAGATTTAGATGATCTCCTGGGGCAGGAACCTGCATCTGCGACAGAAAACTTCCCAGAGCTGGAAGAGCTGGTTGGCGAAGAACCGCCTGGTGATAACGGTTTTGCAGATTTAGATGATCTGCTGAGTGAGAATACATCTCCCATTCCCTCGATCGACAGCCTCAGTTCTACGAGTCATTTGCTTGGTACCGATGCCCTGGCAGAAACTTCCGCTGCCGGAGATTTTTCCGACCTGGAAGCTTTATTACAGGATGATGGAATTGAGCCAACTCCCGAAGCTCCTCATTTAGGGGATACCTCGTCTGACGACAGCGGGTTTGATGAGTTGGATGATTTGCTGAAGGATGCTGAGGAAAAGATCGGTGGCCATTCCAGCCTCATGGCAACGCGTGGGATTCCCCCTCAAAACCGACGCTTAGCTCGTCCAGGGCGGGTCTTTAGTGAACAGACCATGCGGGTTCCCGTGAAGCATCTCGATAACCTCAGCAATCTGGTTGGGGAACTGGTGGTAAATCGCAATAGCCTGGAGCAGGATCAGGAACGCTTGCGCCAGTCGCTTGATAATTTGCTCTACCAGGTGCAGCAACTCAGTGATGTGGGGCAGCGGATGCAGGATCTGTATGAACGATCGCTGCTGGAAAGCTCGCTTCTAGCCAGTCGCCAGAGCTACCGTCAGGGTGGCACCCATGTATCGCGGGAGGGCGGCGGAACCGTAACCCATACCACGGGTAGTTCTGCGGTTGAATATGATCCCCTGGAGATGGATCGATTTACCGGCTTTCATAGCCTCTCCCAGGAGATGATTGAGCTAATTGTGCGGGTACGGGAATCTGCCTCTGACATTGAGTTCATTGTGGATGAGACAGACCAGGTGACGCGCATGTTCCGCCAGGTCACCACTCAACTTCAAGAGGGGCTGACCCGATCGCGCATGGTGCCATTTGCTCAAACTGCCGATCGCCTCCCCCGTGCCGTGCGAGATATTGCCATGAAGGTCGGTAAGCAGGCGGAGTTGCAGATCGAAGGGCGTGAAACCCTGATCGATAAGATGATTCTGGAGCAACTCTATGACCCCATGACCCACCTGGTTAATAATGCCATTACCCACGGGATTGAACCACCCGATGTGCGACGGGCAGCCGGAAAATCTCCTGTCGGCAAGATTATTATCCGTGCCTTCCACCAGGGGAACCAAACCATCATCTCGTTCTCCGATGATGGGGCGGGCATTGATGTTGAAGGGGTGAAGGCAAAGGCAATTGAAAAAGGGCTAATCTCCCCTGCTGAATCTCGCAGTATGACGCGCCTGGATGTCTATGATTTGCTGTTCCAACCTGGGTTTACCACCAAAGATCAGGCAGATGACTATGCCGGACGGGGCGTGGGAATGGATGTGGTACGCACCAGTCTGAGCGAAATTCGGGGGGTGATTAACACGGACTCTAATCAGGGCAAGGGAACCACCTTTACGATTCGCCTGCCCCTGACCTTGAGTATTTCGAAGGCACTCTGTTGCATTAGCGATCGCGCCCGCATTGCGTTTCCGATGGATGGGGTCGAAGATATGCTCGATGTCCCCAAAGATCGGATTCAAACCAATGCCGAAGGGCAACCTTGTTTGCCCTGGCGTGACTCTCTGCTGCCCCTCCGCCCCCTGAATGACTTACTCACCTATCACCGCCACCTCAGCCGGGGTAATGTTTATGGTGGCAACCAGGAAGAGGATATTGCATCGATCGTGGTTCTTCGTAGTGCGGGAAATTTCCTGGCGCTCCAGGTCGATCAGGTTCTGGGTGAACAGGAAATTGTCATCAAACAACTGGAAGGACCCATTCCCAAGCCAGTTGGTGTCGCGGGTGCAACCGTTTTGGGGGATGGTCGGACTTATGCCGATCGCGGATGTGCTGGAACTGATCGATCTGGCAATGGGTCGAATTCGCAAGGATGTGGGGGGTTCCCTGTGGGAGCAAGGCTCAACCACGATGGTTCAGGAACCTCCAGCAACCAAAACCGAGCCAACTGTCCTCATTGTGGACGACTCAATTACTGTACGCGAACTTCTCTCGATGACCTTCAACAAGGTTGGGTATCGGGTAGAACAGGCGCGCGATGGTCAGGAAGCCTGGGAAAAACTCCGTGCTGGGCTGCCCTGCGATATCGTGTTCTGCGATATTGA
- a CDS encoding response regulator, which produces MTFNKVGYRVEQARDGQEAWEKLRAGLPCDIVFCDIEMPRMDGLELLSRIQKDSNLSHLPIAMLTSRGADRHRQMASTLGASGYFTKPYLEEALLDAAQRMLKGEKLL; this is translated from the coding sequence ATGACCTTCAACAAGGTTGGGTATCGGGTAGAACAGGCGCGCGATGGTCAGGAAGCCTGGGAAAAACTCCGTGCTGGGCTGCCCTGCGATATCGTGTTCTGCGATATTGAAATGCCCCGTATGGATGGACTGGAACTGCTCTCCCGGATTCAAAAGGACAGCAATCTGAGCCATTTACCGATCGCCATGCTGACCTCCCGTGGTGCCGATCGTCACCGTCAAATGGCTTCCACCCTGGGAGCTAGCGGCTACTTCACAAAGCCCTATTTAGAAGAAGCCCTGCTGGATGCTGCTCAGCGCATGCTGAAAGGGGAAAAACTGCTTTAG
- a CDS encoding ferredoxin-thioredoxin reductase variable chain, with protein sequence MKGQEGEVIGIIREWEGKPVSANLPYLVKFGQKFRAHFQATEIELAS encoded by the coding sequence ATGAAGGGGCAAGAGGGAGAGGTGATTGGCATTATTCGGGAATGGGAGGGTAAGCCCGTCAGTGCTAACTTGCCGTACTTGGTGAAGTTCGGGCAAAAGTTTAGGGCACACTTCCAGGCAACGGAGATAGAGCTGGCGTCTTAG
- a CDS encoding lysylphosphatidylglycerol synthase transmembrane domain-containing protein: MKALWRSRFILSMKQIGVWLKSFCRWLILGGTLFFLGKVLKDNWEQVASVRVSGAGWVYLAIALGMTLLGYTCAGWVWGRILQDFQQPIGTIWAIQTYLKTNIAKYLPGNVWQFYGRVVAATKGGATLSAATVSVLLEPLLMAAAALLIALFCSQQVAAKYGLTGVGLQWFSLVVVLLSVHPRVLNQLILRLRKVKQKAANAEPDPPVFQMEHYPLVPLVGELAFLVLRGIGFVLTFLAVSPIAPNQIPLLFSVFGLAWLLGFIIPGAPGGIGVFEATAIALMSHTFSAGILFSGVALYRLISVLSEAVGAGLAVVVEGWGMGEG, translated from the coding sequence TTGAAAGCCCTCTGGCGATCGCGCTTTATTCTGTCCATGAAGCAAATTGGAGTCTGGCTCAAGTCCTTCTGCCGCTGGTTAATTCTGGGGGGAACGCTTTTTTTCCTGGGTAAAGTGCTGAAGGATAACTGGGAACAGGTTGCCTCTGTGCGAGTGAGTGGAGCGGGTTGGGTCTATCTGGCGATTGCCCTCGGCATGACCCTGTTGGGATATACCTGCGCTGGTTGGGTTTGGGGTCGAATTCTACAAGATTTTCAGCAACCGATTGGCACCATTTGGGCAATTCAAACCTATCTAAAAACCAATATTGCCAAATACCTCCCCGGTAATGTCTGGCAATTTTATGGGCGGGTGGTGGCAGCAACGAAAGGTGGAGCAACCCTTTCAGCAGCGACAGTTAGCGTCTTGCTGGAACCGCTGCTGATGGCTGCTGCTGCCCTCTTGATTGCCCTATTTTGTAGCCAGCAGGTTGCCGCCAAGTATGGCTTAACGGGGGTAGGGCTTCAGTGGTTCAGTCTCGTTGTGGTGTTGCTGTCGGTTCATCCCAGGGTATTAAACCAACTAATTTTGCGTCTGCGAAAAGTTAAACAGAAAGCAGCCAATGCTGAACCTGACCCCCCTGTTTTCCAAATGGAACACTACCCCCTGGTGCCCCTGGTGGGAGAGTTAGCTTTCCTGGTGCTGCGGGGAATTGGATTTGTCCTAACGTTTCTGGCAGTCAGCCCGATCGCCCCAAATCAAATCCCCCTCCTGTTCAGTGTCTTTGGGTTGGCATGGTTGTTAGGATTCATCATCCCCGGTGCCCCTGGTGGTATCGGAGTATTCGAAGCAACTGCGATCGCCCTCATGAGCCACACCTTTTCTGCCGGAATTCTTTTCAGTGGTGTTGCCCTGTATCGCCTCATCAGTGTTCTGTCTGAAGCCGTGGGAGCAGGGTTGGCAGTTGTTGTTGAGGGTTGGGGAATGGGGGAGGGATGA
- a CDS encoding ArnT family glycosyltransferase, which produces MDRKLSAWANFSNPMVFPKRWIDPLWGFGLFLAAGLLCIINLGGLPLRDWDEGIVAQVARDIWRAPDGSLTWLYPTIAGEPYLNKPPLMHWLVALAYQFGGVNEWTSRLPGALLTAISVPLLYGIGRELFLRQTPAVLAALVYMTLLPVARHGRLAMLDGGILCLFLLLLFCLLRTRRNLRWGLGVGAAFGLLCLTKGIVALLLGAIALTFIYLDTPRLLRSGYVWAGFLLGSLPVFAWYGAQWWRYRNIFINVTLQSQSLSRIWSSVESNGGPPWYYLLEILKYGLPWLIFLPWGCRLVWENRSMGWAKLVLVWTIGYLGAISLMSTKLPWYVLPVYPALALVIGMQLSQVWNSADFLGIPQSRQGKYPRGWVVLMGLVAIASWVATFYFGGLGTAPQLDLQLILSVAALTLTAATILVACRDSQFIVVLLWGVYLTLMLLMMSRYWVWELNEAYPVKPVAEMIQQSLRKQNAPPRQVVITTYPTFRPSLDFYSDRRVIPAAQLPPASDSPASTAKKIQNYWQQTPHPYLLTDPATLKQLKLEAVQQLGTAKSWLLVTRAGKSAIPTIHAESSGEKSKG; this is translated from the coding sequence ATGGATCGAAAGCTTTCTGCCTGGGCAAATTTTAGTAATCCAATGGTTTTTCCAAAGCGCTGGATCGATCCGCTTTGGGGCTTTGGGTTATTTTTGGCTGCGGGTTTACTCTGTATCATCAATTTAGGTGGCTTGCCTCTGCGGGATTGGGATGAGGGAATAGTGGCACAGGTGGCTCGTGACATTTGGCGGGCACCGGATGGCTCCCTGACCTGGCTCTATCCCACGATCGCAGGGGAACCTTACTTAAATAAACCCCCGTTGATGCACTGGTTGGTTGCCCTTGCCTACCAATTTGGGGGTGTCAATGAATGGACTTCTCGCCTACCCGGAGCCTTACTGACAGCGATTTCTGTTCCCCTGCTTTATGGAATTGGGCGCGAATTATTTCTTCGCCAAACTCCAGCAGTGTTAGCAGCGCTGGTTTACATGACACTCCTGCCCGTTGCCCGTCATGGACGCCTGGCCATGCTAGATGGGGGGATTCTCTGCCTATTTTTGCTGTTGCTGTTTTGTCTGCTTCGGACACGGCGAAATCTCCGTTGGGGGTTGGGAGTGGGAGCCGCCTTTGGGCTGCTTTGTCTGACAAAAGGGATTGTGGCGTTGCTGCTAGGGGCGATCGCCCTTACCTTCATCTATTTAGATACGCCTCGTTTACTCAGATCTGGCTATGTCTGGGCAGGATTTTTGTTAGGCAGTTTGCCTGTCTTCGCCTGGTATGGGGCACAGTGGTGGCGCTATCGAAATATTTTTATTAACGTTACCCTGCAAAGCCAGTCTCTTAGCCGTATCTGGTCTTCGGTTGAGTCGAATGGGGGTCCCCCCTGGTACTACCTGCTGGAAATTCTCAAGTACGGCCTACCGTGGCTGATATTTTTACCCTGGGGCTGCCGATTGGTGTGGGAAAACCGCAGTATGGGTTGGGCAAAACTCGTCCTGGTCTGGACAATTGGCTACCTGGGAGCCATTTCACTGATGAGTACCAAACTCCCCTGGTATGTTCTGCCAGTCTATCCTGCCCTGGCACTCGTCATCGGCATGCAATTGTCTCAGGTGTGGAATTCTGCTGATTTTCTGGGCATTCCCCAATCCAGACAGGGAAAATATCCCAGGGGATGGGTTGTTTTAATGGGGTTGGTGGCGATCGCAAGTTGGGTTGCCACCTTCTACTTTGGTGGCTTAGGAACCGCTCCCCAACTCGACCTGCAACTCATTTTAAGCGTCGCTGCCCTCACCCTAACCGCTGCCACAATTCTGGTTGCCTGTCGAGATTCCCAATTTATTGTGGTGTTACTTTGGGGCGTATACCTGACTCTGATGCTGCTCATGATGTCTCGCTACTGGGTTTGGGAGTTAAATGAAGCCTATCCGGTTAAACCGGTCGCTGAAATGATTCAACAAAGCCTGAGAAAACAAAATGCTCCCCCCAGGCAAGTTGTCATCACAACCTACCCCACCTTTCGCCCCTCCCTCGATTTTTATAGTGATCGCCGGGTTATCCCCGCGGCCCAACTCCCCCCCGCTTCCGATAGCCCAGCCAGCACCGCTAAGAAGATTCAGAACTACTGGCAACAAACCCCTCATCCCTATTTGCTAACCGACCCAGCCACCCTCAAGCAATTGAAATTAGAAGCAGTCCAACAACTCGGTACCGCCAAAAGTTGGCTCCTGGTGACTCGTGCTGGAAAATCAGCAATACCCACGATTCACGCAGAAAGTAGTGGGGAAAAGAGTAAGGGATAA
- a CDS encoding MgtC/SapB family protein translates to MVNTLWLNPSDWLNITLRLILAAVVGGVIGWNRQIKGKAAGLRTHMLVSLGSALFVLIPLLGNPSDGNAISRAIQGVATGIGFLGAGEIIQRSSKSSNNPKVKGLTSAASIWVTAALGMLTACGLWQVSLVGTVLTLLILSGAKWLERFIPSSQDEEE, encoded by the coding sequence GTGGTTAACACACTCTGGCTCAATCCCAGCGATTGGCTGAACATCACCCTTCGGCTCATTCTGGCAGCAGTAGTCGGTGGTGTGATTGGCTGGAATCGGCAGATCAAAGGCAAAGCAGCTGGACTGAGGACTCACATGCTCGTTAGCCTGGGTTCAGCCCTGTTTGTCCTCATTCCGCTATTGGGCAACCCCTCAGATGGCAATGCGATTAGTCGAGCGATTCAAGGAGTTGCCACAGGAATTGGTTTTTTGGGCGCGGGCGAAATCATCCAGAGATCCAGCAAATCATCCAATAATCCCAAAGTGAAGGGACTGACCTCCGCAGCCTCCATCTGGGTAACTGCTGCCCTGGGAATGTTGACTGCCTGCGGTTTATGGCAGGTTAGCCTGGTGGGAACGGTACTGACCCTATTGATTCTCAGTGGAGCAAAATGGCTGGAGCGGTTTATTCCCTCTTCCCAGGATGAGGAAGAGTGA
- a CDS encoding Gfo/Idh/MocA family oxidoreductase, translated as MNTKSIPNVLAFIACETQDVQKLKTIAGEENNGSWEPDSIFEILHKQRHYATIRMAKVACRYCSAKFSVVEERTGVQNHISSGYSSAHLQRNQPEPIRVGVIGVGNMGQHHTRILSMLKDVELVGVSDINVERGIDTASKYRVRFFEDYQALLEHVDAVCIAVPTRLHYTVGMACLQAGVHVLIEKPIAASIAEAESLVNAAAEYQCILQVGHIERFNPAFQELSKVLNTEELLALEAHRMSPYSDRANDVSVVLDLMIHDIDLLLELAAAPVVKLTASGSRASDSGYLDYVTATLGFANGIVATLTSSKVTHRKIRRIAAHCKNSLTEADFLNHEILIHRQTTANCLTDYGQVLYRQDGLIEKVYTSNIEPLHAELEHFVSCVRGGNQPSVGGEQALKALRLASLIEQMALDGRAWQPQQEVKLDHAPNHHAPALAV; from the coding sequence GTGAATACAAAAAGCATTCCCAACGTTCTAGCATTCATTGCCTGCGAAACCCAGGATGTTCAAAAACTGAAAACAATTGCAGGTGAAGAAAATAATGGAAGCTGGGAACCAGACAGTATCTTTGAAATTCTTCATAAACAGAGACACTATGCTACCATTCGGATGGCTAAAGTGGCGTGTCGCTATTGTTCAGCCAAATTCTCTGTGGTGGAGGAAAGGACGGGAGTGCAAAATCACATATCTTCAGGGTATTCGAGCGCTCATCTACAGCGAAATCAGCCTGAACCAATCCGTGTTGGTGTGATTGGGGTTGGCAACATGGGGCAACATCATACCCGCATTCTGAGTATGTTAAAGGATGTGGAGTTAGTTGGTGTCTCAGATATTAACGTAGAGCGTGGGATCGATACCGCCAGTAAATACCGAGTTCGTTTTTTTGAAGACTATCAAGCCTTGCTCGAACATGTGGATGCGGTCTGCATTGCGGTGCCGACCCGACTCCATTACACCGTTGGTATGGCCTGTCTTCAGGCAGGCGTGCATGTCCTGATTGAAAAGCCGATCGCAGCCAGCATCGCTGAAGCAGAGTCCCTGGTCAATGCCGCTGCTGAATACCAGTGTATTCTTCAGGTGGGGCATATTGAGCGGTTTAATCCTGCTTTTCAAGAACTGAGTAAAGTTCTAAATACGGAGGAATTGTTGGCGCTCGAAGCCCACCGGATGAGTCCTTATTCCGATCGGGCTAATGATGTGTCGGTCGTGCTGGATCTGATGATCCACGATATCGACCTGTTGTTAGAACTGGCGGCAGCACCCGTGGTTAAACTGACTGCCAGTGGCAGCCGCGCTTCTGACTCCGGGTATCTGGATTACGTCACGGCAACCCTGGGTTTTGCCAATGGAATTGTGGCAACCCTGACCTCCAGCAAAGTCACCCATCGCAAAATCCGCCGCATTGCTGCCCACTGTAAAAATTCACTGACGGAAGCAGATTTTCTCAACCATGAAATTCTGATTCATCGGCAAACAACCGCAAATTGTTTAACCGATTATGGTCAGGTGCTTTATCGTCAGGATGGTTTGATAGAGAAGGTGTACACCAGCAACATCGAACCCTTGCATGCCGAGTTAGAACACTTTGTCAGTTGTGTTCGGGGTGGCAATCAGCCCTCCGTTGGAGGGGAGCAGGCGCTCAAAGCCCTGCGGCTAGCCAGCCTGATTGAGCAAATGGCGTTGGATGGTCGTGCTTGGCAACCCCAGCAAGAGGTGAAGCTAGATCATGCTCCCAATCATCACGCCCCGGCGTTAGCGGTTTAA